In the Sus scrofa isolate TJ Tabasco breed Duroc chromosome 7, Sscrofa11.1, whole genome shotgun sequence genome, one interval contains:
- the LOC100524030 gene encoding olfactory receptor 4F3/4F16/4F29-like, which translates to MGGVNHSAVSEFVFLGLSNSWEIQLLLFLFSSVFYMASLMGNLLIVFSVSSDPNLHSPMYFLLANLSFLDVGVCSIAAPKMIYDLFRKHKAISFGGCITQIFFIHAIGGTEMVLLIAMAFDRYVAICKPLHYLVIMSPRICILILAASWILGIIHSVAQLAFVVDLPFCGPNVLDSFYCDLPQLIKLACTETYRLEFMVTANSGLISVGSFFILIISYIFILVTVWKHSSGGLSKALSTLSAHVTVVVLFFGPLIFFYTWPFPSSQLDKFFAIFDAVLTPFLNPVIYTFRNKEMKASMKKLCYQLVSYRKIS; encoded by the coding sequence ATGGGTGGAGTCAATCACTCTGCTGTGTCTGAGTTTGTTTTCCTGGGACTCTCTAATTCATGGGAAATCcagcttcttcttttccttttttcatctgtGTTCTACATGGCAAGCCTAATGGGAAACCTCCTCATTGTATTCTCTGTGAGCTCTGATCCTAACTTACACTCCCCCATGTACTTTCTGTTGGCCAACCTCTCCTTTCTTGATGTGGGGGTTTGCTCTATTGCTGCTCCCAAAATGATTTATGACCTTTTCAGAAAACACAAAGCCATCTCTTTTGGGGGTTGTATAACTCAGATCTTCTTTATTCATGCTATTGGGGGCACAGAAATGGTGCTGCTCATTGCCATGGCCTTTGACAGATATGTTGCCATATGTAAGCCTCTCCACTACCTGGTCATCATGAGCCCACGAATATGCATTTTGATTTTGGCTGCCTCCTGGATCCTTGGCATCATCCACTCTGTGGCCCAATTGGCTTTTGTTGTAGACTTGCCCTTCTGTGGTCCCAATGTATTGGACAGCTTTTACTGCGACCTCCCCCAACTCATTAAACTTGCTTGCACAGAGACCTACAGGCTAGAGTTCATGGTCACAGCCAACAGTGGACTCATCTCTGTGGGTTCCTTCTTCATTCTGATTATTTCTTATATCTTCATTCTGGTCACTGTTTGGAAACACTCGTCGGGTGGTTTATCCAAGGCCCTCTCCACTTTGTCAGCTCACGTCACTGTGGTGGTTTTGTTCTTTGGGCCATTAATCTTCTTCTACACCTGGCCCTTCCCCTCATCACAGCTGGACAAGTTTTTTGCTATCTTTGATGCAGTTCTCACTCCTTTTCTGAATCCAGTAATCTATACATTCAGGAACAAGGAGATGAAGGCGTCAATGAAGAAACTCTGCTATCAGCTTGTGAGTTACAGGAAGATATCTTAA
- the LOC110261754 gene encoding olfactory receptor 4F3/4F16/4F29-like, whose translation MDGGNHSVVSEFLLLGLTTSWEIQILLFLFFTIFYIASMLGNILIVLTIFSDHHLHSPMYCLLANLSFIDTGVSSTATPKMIFDLFRKHKVISLKGCITQMFFIHTVGGTEMVLLIVMAYDRYVAICKPLHYLTIMSLRMCISLSAIAWTIGLIHSVAQLAFVVNLPFCGPNKMDSFYCDFPRFIKLACTDTYRLEFLVTANSGFISIGTFFILIISYIFILVTVRKHTSGGSSKALSTLSAHITVVVFFFGPCIIVYVWPFPALPIDKFLAIFDTLITPFMNPIIYTFRNKEMKVAMRRLFGKVLSFKKRYLTHNTRNSDSS comes from the coding sequence ATGGATGGAGGAAACCACTCAGTGGTATCTGAATTTTTGTTGCTGGGGCTCACCACTTCTTGGGAGATCcagattcttctttttctgtttttcacaatattttatatagcaaGTATGCTAGGAAACATTCTCATTGTGCTCACAATCTTCTCAGATCATCATTTACATTCCCCCATGTACTGTTTGTTGGCAAATCTCTCCTTCATTGACACAGGTGTTTCCAGCACTGCAACCCCAAagatgatttttgaccttttcaGAAAACATAAAGTCATCTCCTTGAAGGGGTGCATAACTCAGATGTTCTTTATTCACACTGTTGGTGGTACAGAAATGGTACTTCTCATAGTCATGGCTTATGACAGATATGTTGCTATCTGTAAGCCCCTCCACTACCTGACCATCATGAGCCtaagaatgtgcatttctctttCGGCTATTGCTTGGACCATTGGACTCATCCACTCTGTGGCTCAACTGGCTTTTGTTGTAAATTTACCCTTTTGTGGTCCCAACAAAATGGATAGCTTTTATTGTGATTTTCCTCGGTTCATCAAACTTGCATGcacagacacatacagactggAGTTTTTGGTGACTGCCAATAGTGGTTTCATCTCCATCGGCACCTTCTTTATCTTGATTATATCTTACATCTTCATCCTGGTCACGGTTCGCAAACACACTTCAGGTGGTTCATCCAAGGCCCTCTCCACTCTCTCGGCTCACATCACTGTGGTGGTCTTTTTCTTCGGTCCTTGTATTATTGTCTACGTGTGGCCATTCCCTGCTTTACCCATAGATAAGTTTTTAGCCATCTTTGATACCCTTATTACTCCTTTTATGAATCCTATTATCTATACATTTAGAAATAAGGAGATGAAGGTGGCAATGAGGAGACTGTTTGGTAAGGTTTTAAGTTTCAAAAAGAGGTATTTAACACACAATACAAGAAATTCAGATTCATCTTGA
- the LOC110261724 gene encoding olfactory receptor 4F3/4F16/4F29-like: MDGANHSMVSEFVFLGLTNSWEIQLILFLFSSVFYVASMLGNSLTLLTVISDHRLHSPMYFLLANLSFIDMGVSSVISPKMIYDLFRKHKVISFSGCIAQIFFIHVVGGVEMVLLVAMTFGRYVTICKPLHYLTVMSPKMCILLLVAAWIIGLVHSLVQLVFVVKLPFCSPNVLDSFYCDLPRFIKLACTDTYRLEFMVTANSGFISLGSFFILIISYIFILITVRKHSSGSSSKALSTLSTHVMVVVLFFGPCIFVYMWPHSTSHLDNFLAVFDAVLTPFLNSIIYTLKNKEMKVAMRKVCSQFFICRRIS, from the coding sequence ATGGATGGAGCAAATCACTCTATGGTGTCAGAATTTGTGTTCCTGGGACTCACCAACTCCTGGGAAATACAACTTATCctctttctgttctcttctgttttttacGTGGCAAGCATGTTGGGAAACTCCCTCACTTTGCTCACTGTGATTTCTGACCATCGCTTACACTCCCCCATGTACTTTCTCTTAGCCAACCTTTCCTTTATTGACATGGGAGTTTCTTCTGTCATTTCTCCCAAGATGATTTATGACCTTTTCAGAAAGCATAAAGTCATCTCCTTCAGTGGCTGCATTGCTCAAATCttcttcatccatgttgttggtgGTGTGGAGATGGTGCTTCTTGTCGCCATGACCTTTGGCAGATATGTCACCATATGTAAGCCTCTTCACTATTTGACTGTTATGAGCCccaaaatgtgtattctgcttctgGTTGCTGCATGGATAATTGGTTTGGTTCACTCTTTGGTTCAACTGGTTTTTGTTGTAAAATTGCCATTCTGTAGCCCAAATGTATTAGACAGCTTTTACTGCGACCTTCCTCGGTTCATCAAACTCGCCTGCACAGATACCTACAGACTAGAGTTCATGGTCACAGCCAACAGTGGATTTATATCCCTGGGATCATTCTTCATACTGATTATCTCCTATATTTTTATCCTGATTACTGTTCGGAAACACTCTTCAGGGAGCTCATCTAAGGCCCTCTCCACCTTGTCAACTCATGTCAtggtggtggttttatttttcggtccttgcatttttgtttatatgtggCCTCATTCCACATCCCACCTAGACAACTTCCTTGCTGTTTTTGATGCAGTTCtcactccttttttaaattcaatcATCTATAcattaaagaacaaagaaatgaaagtggCAATGAGGAAAGTATGCagtcaattttttatttgtagaagaATTTCTTAA